The Castanea sativa cultivar Marrone di Chiusa Pesio chromosome 11, ASM4071231v1 genome contains a region encoding:
- the LOC142618003 gene encoding protein LATERAL ROOT PRIMORDIUM 1-like → MLGLRDLVLIAPTPTMHQQNQPINSDHHPNLPIPSSASLGVSLGIFPLLTATPCITPPSNHGVQDCGNNSNNPNCFWSLKRGQEQSCGKKDGVNNNTTENDDSEQMVENGMRVCKDCGNRAKKDCSHRRCRTCCKTRGFDCSTHVRSTWVPAARRRERKMLMVGGASTIGGGSSGSSSGVKRTRVVVPNFNVTSASHASTSNGTTPRSIDISSKHQDASIKKSLPGQVCAPAVFRCHRVTTISDGAAEFVYQATVSISGHVFKGYLYDQAFDEKNAFPSISQLHLVSSGSGRKRDASSSPIVAPSNSHPAPVS, encoded by the exons ATGTTGGGTCTCCGAGACTTGGTTCTCATAGCTCCGACTCCAACCATGCACCAACAAAACCAACCCATTAACTCTGATCACCATCCCAACCTTCCCATACCTTCCTCAGCTTCACTTGGAGTTAGCCTCGGGATTTTCCCGCTCCTCACTGCCACTCCATGCATTACACCACCTTCTAATCATGGTGTCCAAGATTGTGGTAATAACTCAAATAACCCCAACTGTTTTTGGAGCCTAAAGAGAGGCCAAGAACAGAGTTGTGGCAAGAAAGATGGAGTAAATAACAACACTACTGAAAATGATGATTCTGAGCAAATGGTGGAGAATGGTATGAGAGTGTGCAAGGACTGTGGGAATAGAGCCAAGAAGGATTGTAGTCATAGGAGGTGTAGGACTTGTTGCAAGACTCGTGGTTTTGATTGTTCTACTCACGTGAGGAGCACGTGGGTGCCTGCCGCTAGAAGAAGGGAGAGGAAGATGTTAATGGTGGGTGGTGCTAGTACTATTGGTGGTGGTTCTTCTGGGTCTTCTTCTGGTGTTAAAAGAACAAGAGTTGTGGTGCCAAATTTTAATGTTACCAGTGCTTCTCATGCTTCTACTTCTAATGGTACCACTCCAAGGAGTATTGACATTAGCTCTAAACACCAAG ATGCAAGTATTAAAAAGTCCTTACCAGGCCAAGTTTGTGCACCGGCGGTTTTTAGGTGTCACAGAGTCACTACCATCAGTGATGGTGCAGCTGAGTTTGTCTACCAGGCTACTGTGAGCATCAGTGGCCATGTATTCAAAGGGTATCTATATGATCAAGCGTTTGATGAGAAAAATGCATTCCCAAGTATTTCACAACTGCATTTGGTAAGTAGTGGCAGTGGAAGGAAGAGGGACGCCTCTTCATCTCCAATTGTGGCTCCATCAAATAGCCATCCGGCCCCTGTCAGCTGA
- the LOC142616847 gene encoding uncharacterized protein LOC142616847 produces MCRAFLTTLKGTVRVRFNKISPGTIANFEQLSESFVRHVIGGQRHKKPMGHLLNIRQVKGESMRQYVDRFNKEVLQVYVVEDQITLTTFQAGLFPGDFYFSITKTPPKTMTKLLHKPHKYMNVEVQRNCWQKKETRQTHRSPSRRRTKIQRFNSIDLVCSLP; encoded by the coding sequence ATGTGTAGAGCATTCCTAACTACTCTAAAAGGCACAGTCAGAGTGCGGTTCAACAAGATATCACCAGGTACAATTGCTAATTTTGAACAATTGAGTGAGAGTTTTGTTCGTCATGTCATAGGCGGACAACGCCACAAGAAGCCCATGGGACACTTGCTGAATATCCGACAAGTAAAAGGAGAATCAATGAGGCAATATGTAGATCGCTTCAACAAGGAAGTGTTGCAAGTCTATGTGGTAGAAGACCAAATTACATTGACCACATTCCAAGCTGGATTGTTTCCTGGAGACTTCTATTTCTCCATCACCAAAACTCCACCAAAGACGATGACAAAGTTGCTTCACAAGCCACATAAATATATGAATGTAGAGGTCCAAAGGAATTGTTGGCAAAAGAAGGAAACAAGACAAACACATAGATCACCATCTAGAAGAAGGACCAAAATCCAAAGATTCAATTCGATAGACCTTGTCTGTTCCTTACCATAG